In Rhodamnia argentea isolate NSW1041297 chromosome 1, ASM2092103v1, whole genome shotgun sequence, the genomic window CTTGTTGCAAGCTGGTTATATGAAAGCTAGATGATACACCCCATGTTGCAATAAAGTTGAATCGTGGCGCAGACGGACATCTTCTTGTCTTCACATGCACCTTCAAAAACCTGCTTAATAGTGTGAGTTCACTTGTTTTAGCTTCCCAAACACCAGTAACAGCGGATCTGCTGAAGAATCCAAAACTTTACAGATATAATTGGTTGACGGATGAAGATCAATTATTCTGAATTGCTTTTCTGACCTCCACACTATGAAAGTGGAGGACTTGTCACCCTATTCTCCCTCCGCTGATGATCAGTGCCACGGCCAGCAGCTTAGAAAATTTTTCAGTATGTAAACTTCATAAAGCTATGATCACCGAGATTGGAGGAAGCGCTTCAAACTGTATCCTACAGGCTGaaatggacaaaaaagaaacaaattagcCAATAcatcaaaatcaaacaattacCTATTTCTCGATAATCTCAACTCCTTAACATACTTAAATCAATGAGCACTCACCTTTGACgctttagagaaaaaaaaatctgcaaattGACGAAGTTCCTTGTATAAGCTCTTGCTTCAGAAGGAGAAATCAAATTGCAGTTATTCACACCTTCCTGTTCGATCAAACACCTAGAGAATATTATGTGCTGCAGAATGTCCTTAGCAGTTACGACAGGCTATTTCTTGTTGTATGAATAGGTCGATCATTCAATTCCAAAATCAAACAAGTCAGATTGATCTACACTATGTTCACCTTTTCCAATGCAAAAGTTTAAAGGAGTTGAACTCTGTGGATCTCTTCAAGGACAAAACGGTAAAACCAGTATGTAGAAGTGACACTATATCCTAGAGGGAGTCAATCAGACTAAAGGCTGGAACTTTCCGAATTTTGAGCCCTTCCATTGCTTTCCTCAGCTCAGCAGCAGAAGTCCACTTGTTCAACTCTGCGTGTATATTCGATAATATAACATATCGTCCACAGTGCCGTGGCTGCATCTCAAGTAATCTTCTCCCTACATCATTTCCAAGATCGATAGCTCCGTGAATTTTACAGGCACCCAACAGAGCCCCCAAAACAGAAGCATCAGGCTCGAAAGGCATACTCTTTACAAAGTCCATCGCTGCCCTCAAAAGTCCTGCTCTGCCCAACAGATCAACCATACATCCATAGTGCTCCATCACAGGTACCAACCCAAAGTCGTCAACCATAGATCGAAACAATTCGAAACCAGAGTCAACAAATCCTCCACGTGCACAACTCGTTAGAGCCGCAGCAAAAGTTACCTCATTAGGGCACAAACCTTTCATCTTCATCTGCTCAAACATAGCAAGAGCCTTTTTCTCTTCACCATTACAAGCAAGGGAGGAGATCAGTGCATTCCACGTGCAAATCTCCTTGACACCCATTTGATTGAAAACTTTTATAGCATTTCTGAAGGAACTTGTCTTGCCATAGAAATCTATCAATGCTGTCCCTAAGAAAGCTGTCAGCCCAATGTCATTCTTGACAACATATCCATGTATTTGCTTCCCATAGTCACGTGCACCTCCTCCAGGAAAATTAGCACATGAAGAAAGAAGGATAACATAGGTAGCTTCATTTGGTTTCACCACACCACTCTTTACATCCTCATGAACCATCATGTTTCGAAAAAACTCAAGGGCCTCTCTGAAACGCAGATTTTTACCAAGCCCATTAATCACACTAGTCCAAGACACCACGTTTCGCCCCGGCATTCTAGAAAAGAGCGAAACAGCAGAGTCTATCAACCCATTCTTGCTAAACGCATCAAGCATTGCATTGTATGCCACAACGCATGGCTTGGGAATTTCCTCAAACACCCGACACGCACTGGCCAGCTCGCCAGTTCGCCCGTAGAAATGAATGGACGACACTCGGACAAACGGGTCGCCAGACACACCT contains:
- the LOC115743386 gene encoding putative pentatricopeptide repeat-containing protein At1g10330, with protein sequence MHAKQGSEHLLRLLQCRTTQPTQIKQIHALLITNGHLLFTPTQWTSTLLFNALIRGYSNFGQARNSLLLFTHMLAQQAPPSDLTFTPLVKAAVSSASLGTALHAQMVRRGVSGDPFVRVSSIHFYGRTGELASACRVFEEIPKPCVVAYNAMLDAFSKNGLIDSAVSLFSRMPGRNVVSWTSVINGLGKNLRFREALEFFRNMMVHEDVKSGVVKPNEATYVILLSSCANFPGGGARDYGKQIHGYVVKNDIGLTAFLGTALIDFYGKTSSFRNAIKVFNQMGVKEICTWNALISSLACNGEEKKALAMFEQMKMKGLCPNEVTFAAALTSCARGGFVDSGFELFRSMVDDFGLVPVMEHYGCMVDLLGRAGLLRAAMDFVKSMPFEPDASVLGALLGACKIHGAIDLGNDVGRRLLEMQPRHCGRYVILSNIHAELNKWTSAAELRKAMEGLKIRKVPAFSLIDSL